The genomic interval AATGCCTACCAAGCAGAGCCCCTACCAACTGGATCGCTCCGGGAGACAGGTAATAATGATAGTCAGGGGCGCCGCTGGTGGGTGGGCTGGGTTGGGGGggttattgtctgtcatagggcccaaattttcAAGCAGCGCCCCTGATGATAGTCATTCAAAACGTTGCCTTTAAAGGGAATATGCAGATGAAAGGTGTGCTAGGCATGCTAAGAAATGCAATTaactgtatttgtttgtgtgtgtgtgataggagtGTTGGAGTTGGGGAGCCAGCCTCTTGCTCTCTGCCCGTCTGTTCAGAGGTACGCTctgaagagagaagaagggatgaGGGCAGTAGAGAGTGCGGCCACACCGGATCAGCTGGGGTCAAAGTGCAGCCACACGCAGGTCAGTCCATTTGATCATCGGATGTATATATTGGATGTATATCATGTGTTTGTATAATGTAAGTCCTTTAGTGTGTACTTGTTGCACACTCACTTTATTGTGTGCCTGTCTGCAGGATGAAGCAATGCAGGTCTCTAAAGGACATTCTCAAATGTGTTCCTATGGCTCAGAGAATGGTGAGTGGAGAGGGCCCAATTTTATCACCTTGTGTGATGAGATGATGACCTTGTGGGGTTTTATCTGCTGGTTTGTGGTGATTGATCATCTTGTCCTGACTGCCTGTCCTGTTCCAGGTAAGGAGAGTACGAAGGGGATGAAGGTGACTGTGACCTCCACTCTGGAACAAGATGCATTCGTCAAGGatacagagcagagcagagaagtGTATATATGTCTTTAGAGCTCTATGTTCATAATAGGATAAAAAGCAAACAATAGACTCTTTATCTTGcaacttatttcatgttgaAGGTTAGTTAACAtgtacacaaatgcatgcacactctcacaagcacccccacacacagtgagatgttGTAAGTCCCTCTCTATCTGTTTGAAGTATGTAGTAATGCAAGAGCCACGTTCAAGTTTTGTTTGAACGCAGATGCCAACATCTTGACAGGTTCAGAGAAAAGATTTCTCATATTGCCACATGGCCTCAACTGTTTCTCATGCCTGTCCATTTTGCTTTTTGTGTCTTCAGCTCAGAGGGCAGCGGGGAGATTGGTACGGATCCGATGCAGTGGACTGTGGCAGATGTTGCCAGTTATTTCACCACAGCAGGGTTCCCTGAACAGGCGTTGGTGTTCAGAACCCAGGTACTATATACCCCTAGGCTGTCCTCTCTGCTCTCACCACAGGGGGGAGCTATATGTTCAATCACAGTCGTTTGCAACAGAGTAACCATTTTAAAATGAATTGTTAAAGCAGATCCCTTGATATTCTTAGCCATACTGGAGATAAATGACAAGCAAAAATAATCATGATCACCACTCTTAAGATGAATCTACATAAGGTCAAACGTCTGACTTTTTGTTATTTACACCATTTTGTCCTTGACAGGAAATTGATGGCCGGGCTCTTCTCCTGATGCAGCGCAGTGATGTGCTGACCGGCCTGTCCATTAGGCTTGGGCCTGCCCTCAAGATTTACGAGCGGCACGTGAAGATGCTGCAGAGGAGGGTCTTCCAGGACG from Alosa sapidissima isolate fAloSap1 chromosome 3, fAloSap1.pri, whole genome shotgun sequence carries:
- the samd1a gene encoding sterile alpha motif domain containing 1a isoform X3, with the protein product MMMGYPTLYARYPLRQKGSVSMAVELNNALTQDGTDNTQDECGNTGSCSGHGNEMGICAHVSFLPHPLGPSCNGHWPSDRPSLGKCSPSLAPLKHEGYEGNAYQAEPLPTGSLRETGVLELGSQPLALCPSVQRYALKREEGMRAVESAATPDQLGSKCSHTQDEAMQVSKGHSQMCSYGSENGKESTKGMKVTVTSTLEQDAFVKDTEQSREVSEGSGEIGTDPMQWTVADVASYFTTAGFPEQALVFRTQEIDGRALLLMQRSDVLTGLSIRLGPALKIYERHVKMLQRRVFQDDGDLS
- the samd1a gene encoding sterile alpha motif domain containing 1a isoform X4, whose product is MSGSVSMAVELNNALTQDGTDNTQDECGNTGSCSGHGNEMGICAHVSFLPHPLGPSCNGHWPSDRPSLGKCSPSLAPLKHEGYEGNAYQAEPLPTGSLRETGVLELGSQPLALCPSVQRYALKREEGMRAVESAATPDQLGSKCSHTQDEAMQVSKGHSQMCSYGSENGKESTKGMKVTVTSTLEQDAFVKDTEQSREVSEGSGEIGTDPMQWTVADVASYFTTAGFPEQALVFRTQEIDGRALLLMQRSDVLTGLSIRLGPALKIYERHVKMLQRRVFQDDGDLS